GGCGCGGCGCTGCGGGTGCTCAGCCAGTTCGAGAACAAGCCGGTGTACGTGGTGGGCAGCACCTTCACCGGCGGGGTGTGCGCCAACGGGGCGGCGCTGAGCAGCATCGGCGTCTCGTGGACGGTGTTGAACAGCGTCTTCCGCGACAACCGGGCGGTCGGCACCGGCGCGAACCCGGCCCGGGGCGGCACACCCGGCGGTGGCAGCGGGGGTGCGATCTACTGCGACGGCAACGAGTTCACGGTGCGGATCGCCGGCACGGTCATCGAGGACAACAGCGCCAACGAGGGCGGCGGCGCCATCTTCTTCGTCAGCAACGATCGCACCGGCACCATGACGATCTCCAGTTCGACCCTGCGGCGGAACCCGAGTAAGGGCTTCGAGACGAAGGGGTTCCCGGGGATCTTCTTTCTGGGCGCGCGCCCTCCGTCGGTCAGCTCCTCCCACCTCTCGTGAGACCGAAGGCGGGGGCCCTTCTTAACGCCTCCGGTAGAGAAGGGGCCCCCTCTCACACCCTCGATGAGGGGGGGGTGTTGTTCAGTAGGGGTTGGGGTGACCGGGGAGGCGGCCCCTGGGGAGGGCTGCGGGGCGGCCGGGAAGGGTGGGATCGGTGGACAGGGGCGGGGACTTCGTGCCCGCTCTGGTGGACATGCCGGCGATGAGCTCCTTCAGGGCGGTCGCCGTGTCGACCCGGGGGGTCCAGCCCAGATCCGTCTCGGCCCGGGCGCTGGACATCAGGGGGACGTTCAACGCCAGGTCGACCCAGCCGACGTCCACCGGTTGCAGGCGGGCCCGCCAGGTCACCGCCGCCGCGGCGCGCAGCACCGGCACCGCCACCGGCACGGTCCAGCCGTGGAAGTGACGCGCCACCAACTGCGGCGTGAGCACCGGGTCGGTCGCCACGTTGAACGCGCCGCGCGCGTCCCCCACGACCGCCCGGGCGTACGCGTCGGCCACGTCGTCGGCGTGTACCGCCTGCATCCGCAGCCGCCGGTGCGACGGCACCAGCGGGATCCGGCCGTAGCGCAGCAGCCGCACCGGCGCCAGCGGGCCGAGGAAGTAGCGGCTGATCTCCGTACCGGCCTCGCGCTGGAAGATCAGCCCCGGCCGCAGCCGGACCACCCGCAGCTTCGGGTGCTCCCGCTGCACGCCGTCCAGCAACGCCTCCACCTCCGCCTTGTCCCGGCTGTACGAAGAGGTCGGCACCCCGGTCGCCGGCCAGTCCTCGCTGACCGGGTGGTCCTTCGGGCCGGGCGCGTAGGTGCCGACGGACGAGGCGTACACCAGGGCGGGAACGCCGGCCCGGACGGTGGCCTCGATGACCGC
The genomic region above belongs to Micromonospora sp. WMMD1128 and contains:
- a CDS encoding NAD-dependent epimerase/dehydratase family protein; translation: MRIVIVGATGNVGTAVLRRLRQEPGAELVGVARRLPGRGAGEPYDDVRWHSCDIGAPGAADELVRIFAGARAVVHLAWQIQPSHDRRTLYRTNVGGSRAVIEATVRAGVPALVYASSVGTYAPGPKDHPVSEDWPATGVPTSSYSRDKAEVEALLDGVQREHPKLRVVRLRPGLIFQREAGTEISRYFLGPLAPVRLLRYGRIPLVPSHRRLRMQAVHADDVADAYARAVVGDARGAFNVATDPVLTPQLVARHFHGWTVPVAVPVLRAAAAVTWRARLQPVDVGWVDLALNVPLMSSARAETDLGWTPRVDTATALKELIAGMSTRAGTKSPPLSTDPTLPGRPAALPRGRLPGHPNPY